Proteins co-encoded in one Capsicum annuum cultivar UCD-10X-F1 chromosome 9, UCD10Xv1.1, whole genome shotgun sequence genomic window:
- the LOC107842013 gene encoding adenylate isopentenyltransferase 3, chloroplastic, with the protein MIGMINSVLTCKQVWPNLLQLRNLPQKDKVVVVMGVTGAGKSRLSIDLATRFNGEIVNSDKIQVYKGLDIATNKITEEERCGVPHHLLGVIDPYKEFATKNFCSMASFAVNSITKRAKLPIIVGGSNSFIEALVYDNSYHFSTRYDFCFLWVDASMNVLNSFLYERVDKMVDQGMVEEVRNLFNPKNRDYTKGIRKAIGVPEFDSYFRAQLSNSVDRQTRERLLKEAINQVKINNCILASKQLVKIKRLINVKGWKIHRLDATEVFRKKRKADEEEAEEIWKNMVMGQSIKIVGKFLYENYRNSMVYKSDGTTIAASAMAAASNY; encoded by the coding sequence atgattggTATGATTAACTCTGTACTAACGTGCAAACAAGTATGGCCAAATTTGCTACAATTACGAAATTTACCTCAAAAGGACAAGGTTGTAGTGGTCATGGGAGTGACCGGGGCTGGAAAATCAAGACTCTCCATAGACTTAGCCACTCGATTCAATGGAGAAATAGTGAACTCGGACAAAATACAAGTGTACAAAGGTCTTGATATCGCGACCAACAAAATAACAGAGGAAGAACGGTGTGGTGTACCACATCATCTCCTAGGCGTAATTGATCCTTACAAAGAATTCGCCACCAAAAACTTCTGCAGCATGGCTTCATTTGCTGTTAACTCTATAACCAAACGGGCGAAACTTCCCATCATCGTTGGTGGATCCAATTCATTCATCGAGGCGCTTGTCTACGACAATTCCTATCATTTTAGTACTAGGTACGATTTTTGTTTTCTATGGGTGGACGCATCGATGAACGTGCTAAATTCCTTCTTGTACGAACGAGTTGATAAGATGGTCGATCAAGGAATGGTGGAGGAGGTAAGAAACTTGTTCAATCCAAAAAACAGGGATTACACCAAAGGCATTCGTAAAGCCATTGGTGTCCCCGAATTTGACAGTTACTTTCGTGCTCAACTGTCAAATTCCGTGGACAGACAGACTCGCGAGAGACTGCTAAAGGAAGCAATTAATCAAGTGAAGATCAATAATTGTATACTAGCAAGCAAACAGTTGGTGAAAATAAAAAGATTGATTAACGTTAAGGGATGGAAAATTCATCGATTAGATGCAACTGAAGTTTTCAGAAAAAAGAGGAAAGCAGACGAAGAAGAAGCAGAGGAAATATGGAAGAATATGGTGATGGGACAAAGCATAAAGATTGTGGGTAAATTTTTATACGAAAATTATAGGAATTCTATGGTTTATAAAAGTGATGGGACAACCATTGCAGCGTCGGCCATGGCAGCAGCATCTAACtattaa